Proteins encoded by one window of Deltaproteobacteria bacterium:
- a CDS encoding DUF11 domain-containing protein — MLVTNIGAVPATNVQVNDPLPTNGGLTWAFNTTQSQGTCSVVANVLNCNLGNLAAGGKALIAVTSNVTPVAACQTQNNTATATASNADQVSDNGSYSCQPPPESLPGRITGGGSIFRLDGVRVTHGFELRCDANDKRQNLEINWDGGNNFHLTEIT, encoded by the coding sequence ATCCTTGTGACCAACATCGGCGCCGTCCCCGCAACGAATGTGCAAGTCAACGATCCGCTGCCGACCAATGGTGGTTTGACTTGGGCGTTTAACACAACCCAGTCGCAAGGAACCTGCTCTGTCGTAGCCAACGTGCTGAACTGTAACCTCGGCAACCTCGCAGCTGGCGGCAAAGCGTTGATCGCTGTGACCAGCAACGTGACGCCAGTGGCGGCCTGCCAGACGCAGAATAACACTGCAACGGCAACGGCAAGCAATGCCGATCAGGTGAGCGATAACGGCTCTTACAGCTGTCAACCGCCACCCGAGTCGTTGCCTGGCCGCATCACCGGCGGCGGCAGCATCTTCCGTTTGGATGGCGTGCGCGTGACGCATGGCTTCGAGCTCCGTTGCGACGCCAACGACAAGCGGCAGAACTTGGAGATCAATTGGGATGGTGGAAACAACTTCCATCTGACCGAGATCACTTAA
- a CDS encoding DUF11 domain-containing protein, producing MLITNEFPNKAPYNGTSGLSALRWDAATNSFIVDRLTSNMDGGITQWEHVTFTSGKDCNTAITISKTPDSAVFVPGQALTFNIVVKNIGVFDALNVVVNDPLPTAGDLSWASSFTTTKGSCTVVANVLNCSVGTLAPGGEATISVVSNTASLAACKLQDNEATVTADNAATKKDKGSYTCDPDTQNTTITIAKTPNNGTFNAGDKIT from the coding sequence GTGCTGATCACCAATGAATTTCCCAACAAAGCACCATACAACGGCACTTCCGGCTTGAGCGCGTTGCGCTGGGACGCGGCGACCAATTCTTTTATCGTCGACCGTTTGACCTCCAACATGGACGGTGGAATCACCCAGTGGGAACATGTGACGTTTACTTCCGGTAAGGACTGCAACACGGCGATCACCATCAGTAAGACACCGGACTCCGCCGTTTTCGTTCCCGGCCAAGCGCTCACCTTCAATATAGTCGTAAAAAACATCGGCGTCTTTGACGCTTTAAACGTGGTGGTCAACGATCCGCTGCCGACTGCTGGCGATTTGAGCTGGGCATCGAGTTTTACGACGACGAAAGGCAGCTGTACAGTGGTGGCCAACGTGCTCAATTGCAGCGTCGGCACCCTGGCACCTGGTGGCGAAGCTACGATCAGCGTGGTCAGCAACACCGCCAGCCTCGCTGCTTGCAAGTTGCAAGATAACGAAGCCACCGTTACGGCGGATAACGCCGCAACGAAAAAAGACAAGGGATCCTACACCTGCGATCCCGACACTCAAAACACCACGATTACCATCGCCAAGACCCCCAACAATGGTACGTTTAATGCTGGTGACAAGATCACCTAA
- a CDS encoding DUF748 domain-containing protein, giving the protein MKRWQIILLASSVSLAAAILVGYRLGVRLLQDKIVEALGPGSRISELKVNWFTLELFGVTIDAPKAWPAARTLEAEHITIVPDLRSLLSERIRITSVTVDKPYISMLRTPGKLRIVPSLTESDDNQRSSSPAARAVTISTINLNDGVIELYDATVSRPPLKVRIEKIAAAIRDLAVPAVGKTHFELAGIVKGIQHDGQAKITGWVGAGAEDSSSRITLTGVDLVALQPYLVKKNEVQISRGALDLNLDSEVRKNKLDGKGKVVLRDLQFAPARGFFDTFIGLPRGAVIGFLKDNHNAIAANFTLNGDTDNPNFSLNESLSTRIAASMASTLGVSIKNVAEGIGTLGRKGVEGAGSVVESVGSAVKKLFGGAKK; this is encoded by the coding sequence TCTTGGTCGGCTATCGCCTTGGCGTGCGCCTGCTCCAAGACAAGATTGTCGAAGCCCTCGGCCCAGGCAGCCGCATCAGCGAACTCAAGGTCAATTGGTTCACCCTCGAACTTTTTGGCGTCACCATCGACGCGCCCAAAGCCTGGCCGGCGGCGCGTACCTTGGAAGCGGAGCACATCACCATCGTTCCCGATCTGCGTAGTTTGTTGAGCGAACGCATCCGCATCACCTCCGTGACCGTCGACAAACCCTATATTTCAATGCTGCGTACGCCGGGAAAATTGCGCATCGTGCCAAGCTTGACCGAAAGCGACGACAATCAGCGATCATCGAGCCCCGCCGCCCGCGCGGTGACGATCTCAACCATCAATCTCAATGACGGTGTGATCGAACTTTACGATGCCACCGTCAGCCGTCCGCCATTGAAAGTACGTATCGAGAAAATCGCCGCCGCCATTCGCGACCTCGCCGTACCGGCAGTCGGTAAGACCCATTTCGAGTTGGCGGGAATCGTCAAAGGCATCCAGCACGACGGTCAGGCAAAAATCACCGGTTGGGTCGGCGCCGGCGCCGAGGATTCGTCATCGCGGATTACTCTCACTGGCGTCGATTTGGTCGCGCTCCAACCCTATCTGGTCAAAAAAAACGAAGTGCAAATTTCCCGCGGCGCCCTCGACTTGAACCTCGACTCCGAGGTGCGCAAAAATAAATTGGACGGCAAAGGCAAAGTTGTCCTGCGCGATTTACAATTCGCCCCGGCGCGTGGCTTCTTCGACACCTTCATAGGCCTGCCGCGCGGCGCCGTGATCGGTTTCCTGAAAGACAACCACAACGCCATCGCCGCCAACTTCACACTCAACGGTGACACCGACAATCCCAACTTTTCCCTCAACGAGAGCCTCTCCACCCGCATCGCCGCGTCCATGGCGAGCACGCTCGGAGTCAGCATCAAGAACGTCGCCGAAGGCATCGGCACACTGGGCCGCAAAGGCGTCGAAGGCGCCGGCAGCGTCGTCGAAAGCGTCGGCTCAGCGGTGAAAAAATTGTTCGGTGGCGCAAAGAAATAA